Proteins encoded in a region of the Dreissena polymorpha isolate Duluth1 chromosome 6, UMN_Dpol_1.0, whole genome shotgun sequence genome:
- the LOC127833367 gene encoding uncharacterized protein LOC127833367 gives MNTQSHVKAMDLYSPLPDAHRYYAATLGINTEFGCNVNSITNGRIMKLVRQSSTVEPLPGNGDFNVGYGDSLNIHNVGEFGAYINRQNSVNEEREKERLMKSDESSLCVDLEHSPKLPADGQSQKVKVFNPDTEEYALSLKKDDELYTEKRTEDMSETCNNSPQCGDVECGKETQREAVSSRRRTLGLLFIGFLVGCLLTCAVLIPVHIQIMQQRYIPPEPSPPLYLESHSDEWPTFIELTRPAGDTRPLAKFLLDQETLYGHGTIRWKAASETLNSTITASGNESCVIVPEDGFYCVLSQLTYAFTGSTMAKQVGHSLLVVHDGAENVVQKKLITVPFRDTSLPRNQKVLEPSNLLTYVLTKAGDKICVNAEPPELLYVAPLDNVLIVVKQ, from the exons ATGAATACACAAAGTCACGTTAAGGCGATGGATTTGTATTCACCGTTACCAGACGCGCACAGATATTACGCTGCTACTTTAGGAATCAACACAGAGTTTGGATGTAACGTTAATTCTATCACTAACGGTCGTATAATGAAGTTAGTTAGACAATCATCGACTGTTGAGCCGTTACCAGGGAATGGCGACTTTAATGTAGGATATGGTGATTCTTTGAATATACACAATGTTGGAGAATTCGGTGCGTATATAAACCGCCAGAACAGCGTTAACGAAGAAAGAGAAAAGGAACGCCTTATGAAAAGCGATGAAAGCTCTTTGTGTGTAGACCTTGAACATTCACCGAAATTACCTGCCGACGGACAAAGTCAAAAGGTAAAAGTATTTAATCCAGATACGGAGGAATACGCACTGAGTCTGAAGAAAGATGATGAACTTTACACAGAAAAACGGACCGAAGACATGTCTGAGACATGTAATAACTCCCCGCAGTGTGGGGACGTAGAGTGCGGGAAGGAGACACAGAGGGAAGCCGTGTCTTCACGGAGGAGGACATTGGGTCTTTTGTTTATTGGTTTCCTTGTCGGCTGCCTGCTTACCTGTGCTGTTCTCATACCGGTCCACATTCAGATTATGCAGCAACGCTATATACCGCCTGAG CCTTCACCTCCGCTGTATTTGGAATCCCACAGTGACGAATGGCCAACGTTTATAG AGCTGACGCGACCAGCCGGCGACACGCGACCCCTGGCAAAGTTTCTACTAGACCAGGAGACGCTATATG GCCATGGAACCATCCGATGGAAAGCTGCATCCGAGACACTGAACTCCACCATCACAGCCAGCGGGAACGAGTCCTGCGTCATTGTACCGGAAGACGGTTTCTACTGCGTCCTCTCGCAGCTCACCTACGCCTTTACTGGAAGTACGATGGCAAAACAGGTGGGACATAGTCTGCTGGTGGTTCACGACGGGGCGGAGAACGTAGTCCAGAAGAAACTCATAACCGTGCCCTTCCGGGACACGAGCCTCCCCCGGAACCAGAAGGTGCTGGAGCCCAGCAATCTGCTCACGTACGTGCTGACTAAGGCCGGGGACAAGATCTGCGTCAACGCCGAGCCCCCGGAGCTGCTGTACGTCGCCCCGCTTGATAACGTCCTTATCGTCGTGAAACAATGA